A region of Vitis vinifera cultivar Pinot Noir 40024 chromosome 13, ASM3070453v1 DNA encodes the following proteins:
- the LOC104881300 gene encoding protein BPS1, chloroplastic yields MVLLVERLGKSLRLHSKLDNHHHHHHHGSEALLGSLQAFHSDVSNCLNQLLLNPNPGSEILSLFWFQRFFELFPAINKAFAKLVVRIDYPMSIWEVDFMEEYLNYSLSLLELLNSINASISHLGHARFSLSHALSLVEHSSSSAMEHLKAIQPLGEGKACKEENKRSVRERPFSGKEEVSHQALMEMKSIGFWVCGIVLSGLSGDAQPYLEMRKLADSSANSSLKGLDAGVHEVIMERSSIPKEVKEVNDAVPCLLNAMVMGKGNNAAEELKRRLEVLEKTLDSVQKEVEDLFSEVLAGRNELLDILRRRKH; encoded by the coding sequence ATGGTTCTCTTGGTAGAAAGGCTTGGAAAGTCCCTCAGACTCCACTCCAAACTGGAtaatcaccaccaccaccaccaccatggATCAGAGGCCTTGTTGGGTTCTCTACAAGCTTTCCACTCTGATGTTTCCAATTGCTTGAACCAGCTATTGTTGAATCCCAACCCAGGATCAGAAATCTTGTCCTTATTCTGGTTCCAGCGATTTTTTGAACTCTTCCCTGCTATCAACAAGGCTTTTGCAAAGCTGGTGGTCAGGATAGACTACCCCATGAGTATATGGGAGGTTGATTTCATGGAAGAGTATCTCAACTACAGCTTGAGCTTGCTGGAGCTTCTCAACTCTATTAATGCCTCTATTTCCCATCTGGGTCATGCTCGGTTTTCGCTATCTCATGCTTTGAGCCTTGTTGAGCATTCGTCTTCTTCAGCAATGGAGCATCTGAAAGCAATTCAGCCGCTGGGTGAAGGCAAGGCTTgcaaagaagaaaacaagagaagCGTTAGAGAAAGGCCTTTCTCTGGCAAAGAAGAGGTTTCTCATCAAGCACTGATGGAGATGAAGAGTATTGGATTCTGGGTGTGTGGGATTGTGTTATCTGGACTGAGTGGAGATGCTCAGCCATACTTGGAGATGAGAAAATTGGCTGACTCCTCTGCTAATTCGTCATTAAAGGGTCTCGATGCGGGTGTTCATGAGGTGATAATGGAGAGAAGTAGCATACCGAAGGAGGTGAAAGAAGTGAATGATGCAGTGCCTTGCCTTCTCAATGCCATGGTCATGGGAAAAGGCAACAATGCAGCAGAGGAATTGAAAAGAAGATTGGAGGTGTTGGAGAAGACGCTCGACAGCGTACAGAAGGAGGTAGAAGACCTGTTTTCAGAGGTTTTGGCTGGAAGAAACGAATTGCTTGATATACTCAGGAGAAGGAAGCATTAG
- the LOC100248271 gene encoding serine carboxypeptidase-like 40 has product MMGNKASCWVVFLLFIFSSFLAESHGKTMKQIEALDILQKAKLHGNSGIDTNLFEVNEVENGAETESHKIHPQEGLKEKDRIDMLPGQPHVGFSQYGGYVTIDESKGKALYYYFAEAPLSKKSLPLLLWLNGGPGCSSLAYGAMQELGPFRVHSEGKTLYRNQYAWNKVANVLFLESPAGVGFSYSNTTSDYRNGGDRKTAKDNYAFLVNWLERFPEYKKRDFYISGESYAGHYVPQLAHTILHHNKKADGPIINLKGIIIGNAVINDETDELGMYQYFGSHALVSEKTIRQMEKHCNFSPGAASQSKECTKASDEVDDNIDVIDIYNIYAPLCFNTNLTVKPKKVTPEFDPCSDYYVYAYLNRADVQKALHANVTKLKYDWEPCSDVIQNWTDSPSTIIPLLHEFMENGLRVWVFSGDTDGRVPVTSTMASIDTMKLSVKTPWHPWFVAGEVGGYTEVYKGDLTFATVRGAGHQVPSFRPKRALSLISHFLSGTPLPRRSSKH; this is encoded by the exons atgatGGGAAACAAGGCCTCCTGTTGGGTTGTCTTCTTGTTGTTCATTTTCTCAAGCTTTCTGGCCGAGAGCCATGGAAAAACAATGAAGCAGATAGAGGCACTGGATATTCTCCAGAAGGCCAAGCTGCATGGAAATTCAGGCATAGACACCAACCTTTTTGAAGTGAATGAAGTTGAAAATGGAGCTGAAACTGAAAGCCATAAGATTCATCCACAGGAGGGGCTGAAGGAGAAAGACAGGATTGATATGTTGCCTGGACAACCACATGTTGGGTTCAGCCAGTATGGTGGGTATGTCACCATTGACGAATCCAAGGGCAAAGCTTTGTACTACTACTTTGCTGAAGCACCACTCAGCAAGAAGTCTTTGCCTCTTCTTCTCTGGCTTAATGGAG GTCCTGGTTGTTCTTCTCTTGCTTACGGAGCAATGCAAGAGCTCGGCCCATTTAGGGTCCATAGCGAAGGCAAAACACTTTATAGAAACCAATATGCATGGAACAAGG TTGCAAATGTATTGTTCTTGGAGTCACCTGCCGGAGTAGGGTTCTCATACTCTAACACAACATCCGATTACCGGAACGGTGGAGACCGGAAAACGGCGAAAGACAACTATGCCTTTCTGGTGAACTGGCTGGAGAGGTTTCCTGAGTACAAGAAGAGGGATTTCTACATTTCTGGTGAAAGCTATGCTGGGCATTATGTACCTCAACTTGCACACACCATTCTTCATCACAACAAGAAGGCAGATGGGCCCATCATCAACCTCAAAGGGATCATT ATTGGAAATGCAGTGATCAATGATGAAACCGATGAGCTTGGAATGTACCAGTACTTTGGGAGTCATGCTCTTGTTTCAGAGAAAACCATACGCCAAATGGAGAAACACTGTAATTTCTCCCCCGGAGCCGCCAGCCAGAGCAAGGAATGTACAAAAGCTTCTGATGAAGTTGATGATAACATTGACGTTATCGATATCTACAACATTTACGCCCCATTATGTTTCAACACCAATCTCACAGTCAAGCCCAAGAAAGTCACA CCTGAATTCGATCCATGCAGCGATTACTATGTGTATGCTTATCTGAATAGGGCTGATGTTCAAAAGGCCCTCCATGCCAATGTGACCAAGCTCAAGTATGACTGGGAACCTTGCAGTGACGTTATCCAAAATTGGACAGATAGCCCCTCCACCATCATTCCCCTTCTGCACGAGTTCATGGAAAATGGTCTCCGTGTATGGGTATTTAG TGGGGATACGGATGGAAGGGTGCCAGTGACATCAACCATGGCTTCTATTGATACGATGAAGCTCTCTGTAAAGACTCCATGGCACCCTTGGTTCGTTGCTGGggag GTTGGTGGATATACAGAAGTGTACAAGGGAGATCTAACATTTGCTACAGTAAGAGGAGCAGGGCACCAAGTGCCAAGTTTCCGGCCCAAGAGAGCTCTTTCACTCATTTCTCACTTCCTTTCTGGCACTCCTCTTCCCAGGCGTTCATCAAAACACTGA
- the LOC109121421 gene encoding serine carboxypeptidase-like 40: MGDKSCCWLVFFLFIFSSFVEQSHGRVRKQTELLKLLQKAKMQGNSGIDTSLFEVNEIKSEAESYKILPQKGMKEKDRIERLPGQPHVGFSQYGGYVTIDESKGEAFYYYFVEAPTSRESLPLLLWFNGGPGCSSLAYGAMQELGPFRVHSDGKTLYRNQYAWNKVANVLFLESPAGVGFSYSNTTSDNQSGGDRKTANENYAFLVNWLERFPEYKKRDFYISGESYAGHYVPQLAHTILHHNKKANGPIINLKGIIIGNAVIDDEADDIGRYQYLGSHALVSEKTIHQMEKHCNFSPGATSQSKECTEAVDEVHSNIDVIDIYNIYSPLCFNTILTAKPKKVTPEFDPCSDYYVSAYLNRADVQKALHANVTKLKYEWRPCSDIDKNWTDSPLTIIPLLREFMANGLRVWVFSGDTDGDVPVTSTMASIGKMRLSVKTPWHPWFVAGEVGGYTEVYKGDLTFATVRGAGHQVPSFRPKRALSLIVHFLSGTPLPKPSSKH, translated from the exons ATGGGCGACAAGTCTTGTTGTTGGTTAGTGTTCTTCTTGTTCATTTTTTCAAGCTTCGTAGAACAAAGCCATGGCAGGGTCAGGAAGCAGACAGAGCTACTGAAACTTCTCCAAAAGGCCAAGATGCAAGGAAATTCAGGCATAGACACCAGCCTTTTTgaagtgaatgaaattaaatctGAAGCTGAGAGTTATAAGATTCTTCCACAGAAGGGAATGAAGGAGAAAGATAGGATTGAGAGGTTGCCTGGACAACCACATGTTGGGTTCAGCCAGTATGGTGGGTATGTCACCATTGATGAATCCAAGGGTGAAGCTTTTTACTATTACTTTGTTGAAGCACCGACTTCTAGGGAGTCTTTGCCTCTTCTTCTCTGGTTTAATGGTG GTCCTGGTTGTTCTTCTTTGGCTTATGGAGCAATGCAAGAGCTCGGCCCATTCAGGGTTCATAGCGATGGCAAAACTCTCTACAGAAACCAATATGCATGGAACAAGG ttGCAAATGTATTGTTCTTGGAGTCACCTGCTGGAGTAGGGTTCTCATACTCAAACACAACATCCGACAATCAGAGTGGCGGAGACCGGAAAACAGCCAACGAAAACTATGCCTTTCTGGTGAACTGGCTGGAGAGGTTTCCTGAGTACAAGAAGAGAGATTTCTACATCTCTGGTGAAAGCTATGCTGGGCATTATGTGCCTCAACTTGCACATACCATTCTTCATCATAACAAGAAGGCAAATGGGCCCATCATCAACCTCAAAGGGATCATT ATCGGAAACGCAGTGATCGATGATGAAGCGGATGACATTGGAAGGTACCAGTACCTTGGGAGTCATGCTCTTGTTTCAGAGAAAACTATACACCAAATGGAGAAACACTGTAATTTCTCCCCCGGAGCCACCAGCCAGAGCAAGGAGTGTACAGAAGCTGTTGATGAAGTTCATAGTAATATTGACGTTATCGATATCTACAACATCTACTCCCCATTATGTTTCAACACCATTCTCACAGCCAAGCCCAAGAAAGTAACA CCTGAATTCGATCCATGCAGCGATTACTACGTGTCTGCTTATCTGAATAGGGCTGATGTTCAGAAGGCCCTCCATGCCAATGTGACCAAGCTCAAGTATGAGTGGCGACCTTGCAGTGACATTGACAAGAATTGGACAGATAGCCCCTTGACCATCATTCCCCTTCTGCGCGAGTTCATGGCAAATGGGCTTCGTGTATGGGTATTTAG TGGGGATACTGATGGAGATGTGCCAGTAACATCAACCATGGCTTCTATTGGTAAGATGAGGCTCTCTGTAAAGACTCCATGGCACCCTTGGTTCGTTGCTGGGGag GTTGGTGGGTATACTGAAGTATACAAGGGAGATCTAACATTTGCTACAGTAAGAGGAGCAGGGCACCAAGTGCCAAGTTTTCGGCCCAAGAGAGCTCTTTCACTCATTGTTCATTTCCTTTCTGGCACTCCTCTTCCCAAGCCTTCATCAAAACATTGA